A single region of the Saprospiraceae bacterium genome encodes:
- a CDS encoding M12 family metallo-peptidase, which translates to MKHIEILLLCLLFSSAAVAQQKQNTWQTIEENRLLLPQNAEVYIPTEKYLVFDVNFDLLKRQLADAPEEFAANSPAALQLSFPLPDGTYEVFSVVHSPVMGPELSAKYPSIRSFKIVSTSNKLTTGRIDYSPKGFHAYIDSPKGIFYIDPYADVATNYHVAYYAKDMVIDQDQVPALSCGVHDLHTAKSPLEDLDLDDHFALQKSKTTALISLRTYRLALACTGEYAQANGGSVESVLSSMNTAVNRVNQIFEQEVAVRLVIIDRNDELVFLDAATDPYNSPRDGTALLAQNTTILNGRIGFGTYDIGHVFTRGCDNGLAGVANPSSVCQSNKGAGVTCHYTSDLEKIAVEVMAHEIGHQFSCGHSWNNCPQSANQMSFDNAFEPGSGSTIMSYAGLCGGNNIQPNSDPYYNIGSLEDFIQFSREDGGNNCPTLTPTDNHTPSVEDTYLDGFTIPINTPFKLSASGTDEDGDPITYCWEQYDIGPASTLGSPTGDAPLFRSYPPTTDSMRYFPNLGAILNNANLDVELLPSYSRFLTFRCTVRDNNPQAGGVAWTQVNFKASNTAGPFKVTSPNTNAVRWQTGSSQEITWDVANTDNSVVNCQTVNIWLSTDGGLHYPYLLLEKTANDGQAFITVPELVSTQARIMVEAADNIFFDLSNTNFVIEAGQSPSFSLAVNPLTTLDLCPPTTTSLTIAAASNLGFSGPISLDVVGNLPENTTFSFSKNPIAPAESSQLDISFNAFSEGVYDFLIRAHAGTDTIYRDVRVATVSNDFSSMALVGPADGTTGVVLSTNFSWMPSENADTYAIEVATSPTFVPESIILQADNLTQPTYTPSIQFEANHIYFWRVRPENGCGPGPFLEPFAFQTTTAECVQLTATGVPVTLPGSGLPTRELTINIPTSGIISDLNIPRVRGSFQPVNSLRISVTSPSNKTAILFDKNCGNTTNLDLGFDSQAPLPIQCAPDDNLIFQPVESLDIFTGEDTQGDWKLKVEVVKSGFGGGGRIDEWKLEYCASLSPSYPTLLTNDTLFVPPGQYNIITKSKLEVQDPDQNTLELTYTIITMPAYGNVLLDGVPLKVGDQFLQAHINANRIVYEHDGSAALADRFTFIVEDGTGGWLPTQVFQIKIDENAVVGTNDLLTGSKIKVFPNPAHDVIQVLLDEPQAQQLSIELRNIQGQLVQQKWLAPNTQKLSLDVQQYPAGIYFLNIHTTEAVRSFKVVVQ; encoded by the coding sequence ATGAAGCACATAGAAATCCTCCTCCTTTGCCTCTTGTTTAGCTCAGCTGCCGTTGCACAGCAAAAACAAAACACCTGGCAAACCATTGAAGAAAACAGGCTCTTGCTACCCCAAAATGCCGAAGTCTATATTCCAACTGAAAAGTACCTGGTTTTTGATGTAAACTTCGACTTGCTCAAAAGGCAACTGGCTGATGCGCCAGAAGAATTTGCAGCAAATTCGCCAGCGGCTTTACAGCTAAGTTTTCCGCTTCCCGATGGCACCTACGAGGTGTTTTCAGTCGTCCATTCCCCGGTCATGGGGCCCGAACTAAGCGCCAAATACCCGAGCATTCGATCATTTAAGATCGTTAGCACCTCCAATAAATTGACCACCGGTAGGATAGACTATTCGCCCAAAGGGTTTCACGCCTATATCGACTCCCCAAAGGGAATATTTTATATTGATCCTTATGCCGATGTAGCTACTAATTACCATGTCGCTTATTATGCCAAAGACATGGTCATTGATCAAGACCAAGTTCCGGCCTTAAGTTGTGGCGTTCACGATCTCCATACGGCCAAATCGCCGCTGGAGGATCTTGATCTTGATGATCATTTTGCCTTACAAAAATCCAAGACGACCGCCTTGATTTCCTTGCGAACCTACCGGTTGGCCTTGGCCTGTACCGGCGAATATGCACAAGCCAATGGTGGCTCAGTGGAAAGCGTGCTAAGCTCCATGAATACTGCTGTCAATAGAGTGAATCAAATCTTTGAGCAGGAAGTAGCGGTGAGGTTAGTTATTATTGACAGGAATGATGAATTAGTCTTTTTGGATGCGGCAACTGATCCGTACAACTCGCCGCGCGACGGAACAGCACTGCTTGCACAAAACACGACGATCCTAAATGGTCGTATTGGCTTTGGAACCTATGATATTGGCCATGTTTTCACCCGAGGCTGCGATAATGGCCTGGCCGGCGTTGCCAATCCCAGCTCGGTTTGTCAAAGCAATAAAGGAGCTGGAGTGACCTGTCATTATACCAGTGACCTGGAAAAAATTGCTGTAGAGGTGATGGCGCATGAAATTGGACACCAGTTTTCTTGTGGGCACAGCTGGAACAATTGCCCACAATCCGCCAATCAAATGTCATTTGACAATGCTTTTGAACCAGGTAGTGGCAGTACCATCATGTCCTATGCAGGCCTATGTGGCGGCAATAATATTCAACCTAATTCAGATCCTTATTACAACATAGGTTCCCTGGAAGATTTCATTCAATTCAGTAGGGAAGATGGGGGAAACAACTGCCCCACCCTTACACCTACCGATAACCATACGCCAAGCGTTGAAGATACTTACCTTGATGGTTTCACCATTCCTATAAACACCCCTTTTAAGTTGAGTGCCTCGGGCACAGATGAGGATGGAGACCCCATCACTTACTGCTGGGAGCAATATGATATCGGCCCGGCAAGTACCCTAGGTTCTCCTACCGGAGATGCGCCCTTGTTTCGGTCTTACCCTCCGACGACAGATTCCATGCGGTATTTCCCCAATTTGGGTGCGATATTGAACAATGCTAACCTTGATGTGGAGTTGTTACCCAGCTACAGTCGTTTTTTAACTTTTAGATGTACCGTCAGGGATAATAATCCGCAAGCGGGCGGGGTTGCCTGGACCCAGGTCAACTTTAAGGCGTCGAATACGGCTGGTCCTTTTAAAGTAACCAGCCCGAATACCAACGCCGTGCGTTGGCAGACTGGCAGTTCGCAGGAAATCACCTGGGATGTCGCTAATACCGATAATAGTGTGGTGAATTGTCAGACCGTCAATATCTGGCTTTCAACGGACGGGGGGCTTCATTATCCCTACTTATTATTGGAAAAAACGGCCAATGATGGGCAGGCCTTTATCACGGTCCCGGAACTTGTTTCTACCCAAGCAAGGATTATGGTGGAAGCGGCGGATAATATCTTTTTCGACTTATCCAATACCAATTTCGTCATCGAAGCCGGACAATCGCCATCCTTTTCGCTTGCCGTAAATCCCTTAACAACCCTGGATTTATGTCCACCCACTACTACCAGTTTGACCATAGCCGCTGCTTCTAACCTAGGTTTCAGTGGCCCTATTAGTTTGGACGTCGTCGGCAACCTTCCTGAAAACACTACTTTTTCATTCTCAAAAAACCCCATTGCCCCTGCTGAAAGCAGTCAACTGGATATTTCCTTTAACGCTTTTTCTGAAGGCGTCTATGATTTCCTGATCCGTGCCCATGCCGGCACAGATACCATTTATCGGGATGTTCGAGTAGCTACCGTCTCCAATGATTTTTCCAGTATGGCCTTGGTGGGCCCAGCCGATGGCACCACGGGCGTAGTGCTTTCTACGAATTTCAGTTGGATGCCCAGCGAAAATGCCGATACTTATGCCATTGAAGTTGCCACTAGTCCTACCTTTGTGCCAGAAAGTATCATTTTACAGGCTGATAATCTTACGCAACCGACTTATACGCCCAGTATTCAATTTGAAGCCAATCACATTTATTTTTGGCGAGTGCGGCCTGAAAACGGGTGTGGCCCCGGCCCATTCCTCGAACCTTTTGCCTTCCAAACCACGACGGCCGAATGTGTTCAGTTGACGGCGACAGGAGTTCCGGTTACCCTACCTGGCTCTGGCCTCCCCACCCGAGAACTAACCATCAACATCCCCACCAGTGGAATCATTTCAGACCTCAATATCCCCAGGGTTCGCGGTTCTTTTCAGCCGGTGAATAGCCTTCGGATTAGTGTTACGAGTCCGAGTAATAAGACGGCTATTCTTTTTGATAAAAACTGTGGAAATACGACCAATTTGGATTTGGGTTTCGATAGCCAAGCCCCTTTGCCTATTCAATGTGCACCAGATGACAATCTTATTTTCCAACCTGTCGAATCACTTGATATTTTTACGGGCGAAGACACCCAAGGCGATTGGAAATTAAAAGTAGAAGTCGTGAAATCTGGCTTTGGTGGTGGTGGCCGCATTGATGAATGGAAACTAGAATATTGCGCCAGTCTTAGTCCTTCCTATCCGACTTTACTCACCAATGATACCCTTTTTGTGCCGCCGGGGCAATACAATATCATAACGAAGAGCAAACTAGAAGTACAAGACCCCGATCAAAACACCCTGGAATTGACCTATACTATTATCACAATGCCTGCTTATGGAAATGTTCTCCTGGATGGTGTGCCATTGAAGGTAGGAGACCAATTTTTGCAAGCACACATCAATGCCAATCGAATCGTGTATGAGCACGATGGTAGTGCTGCCCTTGCCGACCGTTTCACCTTTATCGTAGAAGATGGTACCGGTGGCTGGTTACCTACCCAGGTTTTCCAAATCAAGATTGATGAAAATGCGGTGGTTGGGACGAATGACTTACTGACGGGTTCCAAGATCAAGGTATTTCCCAATCCAGCACATGATGTCATTCAAGTCCTTTTGGATGAGCCACAAGCACAACAATTGAGTATTGAGCTAAGGAATATCCAAGGGCAGCTTGTGCAGCAAAAGTGGCTTGCGCCTAACACCCAGAAACTAAGCCTTGACGTGCAGCAATATCCTGCGGGCATTTATTTTCTAAATATTCATACGACAGAAGCGGTCAGGTCATTTAAAGTAGTGGTGCAATAG